In the Phaeobacter sp. A36a-5a genome, one interval contains:
- a CDS encoding GMC family oxidoreductase — protein sequence MTRFDYIIIGAGSAGCVLAERLSRCGRHKVLVLEAGGRGRSPWIALPLGYGKTFFDPAVNWKYESEPEATLAGRRGYWPRGKGVGGSGAINALVYARGVPQDFDDWEAAGATGWNWETVHQSYKAMETQVAPDGRRQGSGALHVQDVSDQIHPANRHFFAAAAELDLPSTGNINDPGGEGAAVYRINTSGGRRMHSARAFLAPALKRMNVTLMTGALVERIIFDGRRAVSVQLRRRGRLMTISAGREIILSAGAVASPCLLQQSGIGPADLLSRHGIEVVQEQAHVGGNLQDHLGINYYFRATEPTLNNVLSPLTGKLHAALQYAIRRRGPLALSVNQCGGFFRSAPHLGRPDQQLYFNPVTYTTTPDGKREVIQPDPFAGFIIGFQPARPTSRGRIDIRSADPTAPPLIQPGSLATEEDRAQVIAGGLLCQRLAGTSALTRLIEAPMGPDLRQMADADILSDFRERCGTVFHPVGTCRMGADASTAVVCPKLKLHGFDGLRVVDASVFPNITSGNTNAPTMMLAHRAADLILEAG from the coding sequence GTGACGCGATTTGACTACATTATTATTGGCGCAGGGTCTGCGGGATGTGTGCTGGCGGAGCGGCTGAGCCGCTGCGGCCGCCATAAGGTGCTTGTCCTTGAGGCTGGCGGGCGTGGGCGCTCCCCCTGGATTGCGCTGCCTCTGGGCTACGGCAAGACGTTTTTTGATCCTGCGGTGAACTGGAAATATGAAAGCGAACCCGAGGCGACGCTCGCGGGGCGGCGCGGCTACTGGCCGCGTGGCAAGGGGGTTGGTGGTTCGGGCGCAATCAATGCTCTGGTCTATGCCCGCGGGGTGCCGCAGGATTTTGACGATTGGGAGGCCGCGGGCGCGACGGGCTGGAACTGGGAGACCGTGCATCAGTCCTACAAGGCGATGGAAACCCAAGTGGCGCCCGATGGGCGGCGGCAGGGAAGCGGTGCGCTGCATGTGCAGGATGTATCGGACCAGATACACCCGGCGAACCGGCATTTCTTTGCCGCGGCGGCTGAACTGGACCTGCCGAGTACCGGCAATATCAACGATCCCGGTGGCGAAGGCGCGGCGGTCTATCGGATCAACACAAGCGGTGGTCGCCGGATGCATTCGGCGCGGGCATTTCTGGCACCCGCGCTAAAGCGGATGAATGTGACCTTGATGACCGGTGCGCTTGTGGAACGGATCATTTTTGACGGTCGGCGTGCCGTTTCGGTACAGCTACGGCGGCGCGGCAGATTGATGACGATATCGGCCGGACGTGAGATCATCCTGTCCGCCGGGGCTGTTGCCTCGCCCTGTCTTCTGCAGCAATCGGGGATCGGTCCTGCGGATCTGCTGAGCAGGCACGGGATCGAGGTGGTTCAGGAGCAGGCCCATGTTGGTGGAAATTTGCAGGACCATCTGGGGATCAACTATTATTTTCGCGCCACAGAGCCGACCCTTAACAATGTGTTGTCGCCCTTGACCGGAAAGCTCCACGCCGCCCTGCAGTATGCGATACGCCGCAGGGGCCCGCTGGCGCTGTCGGTGAACCAATGCGGCGGGTTTTTCCGCAGCGCGCCGCATCTGGGCCGCCCTGACCAGCAGCTCTATTTCAATCCGGTGACCTATACCACTACGCCTGACGGCAAGCGTGAGGTGATCCAGCCAGATCCGTTTGCCGGGTTCATTATCGGCTTTCAACCCGCCCGTCCGACCAGCAGGGGCCGGATCGACATTCGCAGCGCCGACCCAACTGCCCCTCCGCTGATTCAGCCCGGCTCTCTCGCGACTGAGGAAGACCGCGCGCAGGTTATCGCAGGGGGGCTGCTCTGCCAGAGGTTGGCAGGCACATCGGCATTGACCCGGCTGATCGAGGCTCCAATGGGGCCTGATCTGCGGCAGATGGCAGATGCCGACATCCTGTCGGATTTCCGCGAACGCTGTGGCACGGTGTTTCATCCGGTCGGGACCTGCCGTATGGGGGCGGATGCAAGCACCGCCGTTGTCTGCCCCAAGCTGAAGCTGCACGGGTTTGACGGGCTGCGGGTCGTGGATGCCTCGGTCTTTCCCAATATCACCTCGGGCAATACCAATGCTCCGACTATGATGCTGGCCCATCGGGCGGCTGATCTTATTTTGGAGGCCGGATGA
- a CDS encoding mandelate racemase/muconate lactonizing enzyme family protein, which produces MNTPYSASGAVPLQDDRGQQDIGPRICRIETFCTPLVGFVRVTSEDGQQGWGQVSTYNSDLTCEILHRQVAPWALGRGMDALEAVITEIPLREHKYPGTYLRRAMAGFDTAVWDWRGRVAEKPVAVLLGGSPGPIRAYASSMRRDITPQDEADRLKALRDSHGFDAFKVRVGAECGEDRDEWPGRTETIIPTIRAALGDRVSLLVDGNSGFSPKRAIEVGQHLQDHGYEHFEEPCPYWMLEQTAEVTRALDLDVAGGEQDWDLQVWRRMIEMRAVDIIQPDILYLGGMTRSMQVAQLGAAAGLPCTPHCANLSLVTLFTMHLLRAVDLPGRYLEFSIEGDDYYPWQRDLFVTDPFRIDNGQATVTDQPGWGIEINPEWLSKSTYNCSEI; this is translated from the coding sequence ATGAATACGCCCTATTCAGCCTCGGGTGCGGTGCCGCTGCAGGATGATCGCGGACAACAGGACATCGGGCCGCGCATTTGCCGGATCGAGACATTCTGCACGCCCTTGGTGGGGTTTGTCCGGGTTACCTCGGAGGATGGCCAGCAGGGTTGGGGGCAGGTTTCGACCTATAACAGCGATCTGACCTGCGAGATCCTTCATCGGCAGGTGGCGCCCTGGGCCTTGGGCCGGGGTATGGATGCGCTTGAGGCGGTGATCACCGAGATCCCGCTGCGCGAGCATAAATATCCGGGCACCTATCTGCGGCGTGCGATGGCGGGCTTTGATACGGCGGTGTGGGATTGGCGCGGCCGGGTGGCCGAAAAACCAGTGGCGGTGTTGCTGGGCGGGTCGCCGGGTCCGATCCGGGCCTATGCCTCTTCGATGCGGCGCGATATCACACCACAGGACGAGGCGGATCGGCTCAAGGCCCTGCGTGACAGCCACGGGTTTGACGCATTCAAGGTGCGGGTCGGCGCCGAATGCGGCGAAGACCGGGATGAATGGCCGGGGCGGACGGAGACGATCATTCCGACGATCCGGGCAGCATTGGGAGATCGGGTCTCCCTGCTGGTTGATGGCAATTCCGGGTTTTCCCCGAAACGCGCCATTGAGGTAGGCCAGCACCTGCAGGACCATGGGTATGAGCATTTCGAGGAACCCTGCCCCTATTGGATGCTGGAGCAGACGGCGGAGGTGACCCGCGCGCTGGATCTGGATGTGGCGGGCGGTGAGCAGGATTGGGATTTGCAGGTCTGGCGTCGTATGATCGAGATGCGCGCGGTTGACATCATCCAGCCGGATATCCTGTATCTGGGCGGGATGACGCGGAGTATGCAGGTTGCGCAGCTGGGTGCGGCGGCGGGGCTGCCCTGCACGCCGCATTGTGCGAACCTGTCTCTGGTTACCCTGTTCACGATGCATTTGCTCCGCGCCGTCGATCTGCCCGGGCGCTATCTGGAATTCTCTATCGAGGGCGATGACTATTATCCCTGGCAGCGGGATCTGTTTGTCACTGATCCATTCCGCATCGACAACGGTCAGGCGACGGTCACTGATCAGCCCGGCTGGGGCATCGAGATCAACCCGGAGTGGCTGTCAAAGTCGACATATAACTGTAGCGAGATTTAG